DNA sequence from the Leptospira limi genome:
GTGAAAACGTTAAAGTCTGAGAAAGTAGATCAGGAAAACTTATACGAAATCCATTGTAATTTTTATGACACAAATGCTGAAAAAGAAGACGAAGTGTTGGAGTTTATCAGGAGTTTTTAATTCCTTCAAAGGGTTCCGTTTTTTTCTCCCATCCATTGGAATGTCTCTTCGCTAAATGACTTTTCTTTGGGACCGTATTGCATGAGCCACCGCGTTGGTGGTAAAAATCCGTCCGTATTCAGGCCATAACCCCCACCTAACGGGGCACCAATTTTGGATCGTAACTCAAAGTGAAGGTGGGCGGGATAACTTCCCCCTGCATCGCCAATGGTTCCAATCCATTCGGTTTTTTTCACAAGTTGGCCTGGTTCTACATCGATTGTGTGGAGATGAGCATATACTGTTTCTAAATAATAGAATTTTCCATTTGGCAAGTTCTGCTGGTGGACAATCCGAATCACCTTTCCCCAACCACCACCATAATCAGCAATTTCGGAAACGACTCCATTACCAAAGGCATAAACCGGGGCTGCATAATCAGAGTCACCACCAGTGAGTGCATTCCAATCTTCACCTAGGTGTTTTCTCCCACCAAACTTTGCATTTTCGGCTCCAAACTTTTGCGCTAGGTAATACCCATCCGCATACTTTCCTCCTACAGGGAATTCAAAATCAATAGCATGGAAAGTTGGATACCGTTTGAGGATGGGGAAAGGGTCAGTGGTTCGCACTTCCCCAGATGCTTCCATCCAACCAAAAAGTGGATTTCCTTGGTAGGAATACCCTTTGGAGGCACAACCTGTTTCTAGTAAAATAAGTGTTAGGAAACAGATTGTGTGTTTGTACGAACGTGACAAATGGATTGTTTTACTTGGATACCAATTGTTTTTGTTTGCGAGAAGAAAGAACATGGCTCTTCTCTGAATGGTACATGGCACGTGCTTCGATTGGCAAATGGTTTCCTTCCTTTGCTGCTCTTTTTTTACCTTGTTCCATTTCTTTTTTCATATCATACAAAAAACTATCATAATCCACTTGGATGGTATGCCTTGAACTATTCACATACCTTTTTTTCATCGCCTTCTCATCTTTGAGAATGCTTCTTTCCATTTCTTCTTTGGATGGCAAAACATAGTTTCCAGTTAGGTACTGAGAAATCCATTTCCCTTGGCATTCTGCTAGTGGCATAATGGCACCTAACGGTTGCATGAGGCCCACAAAGAATAAATTGTTAATTCCAGGTTTCATCATCTTATAATAAAGTGGGATATAATTGTTTGGCGCAGAGAGAAAATCTTCTTCAAAAAAAGGAAATTTGATATTATACCCTGTGCAGTAAATGAGAACATCTGCTTCTTCCTCGGTACCATCGGCAAAGGCAATTTTTTTACCACGGAGTTCGGTGATCACAGGTTTTGGTTTGATATCACCTCGGCCAAGTCTCACCAGTAAGTCTTGGGAAATGGTTGGGTGAGCAGATCCAAATTTATGATCTGGTTTAGGTAAACCAAAGTCTTCCATTTTCCCCACTCCAAAACGAATCAGAAGGTGAGCGAGTGTTTGTTGGATGAAAAATGGAACCCAATGCGGAGTGTATTCGGTTAATTTGTCTAATGGTTTTCCAAAAAGATAATTGGGGATGACATAAGCACCTCTCCTTGCTGACAAAAATACTTTTTTAGCAACACCAGGTCTCGATAATTCTACCGAGATATCCATGGCACTATTTCCCATGCCAAGAACCACTACGTTTTTTTCTTCGCAGTTAACAGGTGTTTTTGGGTCTACATAGGAATGTGAATGGATGGTTTGTCCAGAAAATTTTCCCGGGAAAGCCGGGTCGGGCCAACGTTCACTCCAGTGATGGCCATTCGCAACAACTAACACATCATAGATTTGTGTGGGTCCTTTTTCTGGAGTAATCCTCCAAAGACCATCTTCTGTACGTTCGACTTTTTTCACTCCATTTTTGAATTGGATGTGTTTGCGAAGCCCAAAGTGGTCTACATAGGATAAAAAGTATTGTTGGATGGGCTCGTGATTGGGATAATCGGGATAGTTTGTTGGCATTGGGAAATCACGATATTCCATTCTGTCCCGATGGGTGTTGATGTGTAAGGATTTATAAATATTACTCAGGCCATTGTCATTTTTGTAACGCCAGTTGCCACCAACATCACTTCCCTTTTCGTAACAATCAAACGGAATGCCGTGTTCTTTTAAGGATTTGATGACGGTGATTCCAGAAGAACCAGCTCCAATTACACATACTTTAGGAAGTGCCATAAGGGATCTCTCTTACTCTTGTTACAGATTTACTTTAGGGACAAATGTTTAGAATCAAGAACATCGTTATCAAGTAGATTTTACACAATAATAGAAAAAAGTAACTTAATTGAGCTTAAATAGGCGACAGATCGATCCTGAACCAAAGGTAAAATTGTGAAATTCCCGATGGTTAGAAAAAAATCAAATGTGAATTAGAATGGCTTTCGAAATAGGTATTTGGTTTCCCTTAGAAAAACAAATAAAATTTGGAAGGATAGGGAACAATAAAAGTATAAGAAGATAAAATAAAAAACAAACAAATGTTTTGTTAGCTCAAAGGTCCCATCACCGAAAATGGTTGCATAAAAGCTAAGATAGAGTAACAGAATAGTGATTAGGTAATGTTTGGCGGGAAAATTTTTCCGGACATATGGACTTAATAATATAAAGATAAATATAGGAAAATAGAATAAATAAGTAAAATACTTGCTTTGTAATGCTATGATATGATGGTTTAGAGTAAAAATATCTTTCCCTAATTTACCTTCTTCTGTCTGTTGGTATTCAAAGTTGATCCATCCTTTTGTTTCAATGAGT
Encoded proteins:
- a CDS encoding M23 family metallopeptidase, whose protein sequence is MFFLLANKNNWYPSKTIHLSRSYKHTICFLTLILLETGCASKGYSYQGNPLFGWMEASGEVRTTDPFPILKRYPTFHAIDFEFPVGGKYADGYYLAQKFGAENAKFGGRKHLGEDWNALTGGDSDYAAPVYAFGNGVVSEIADYGGGWGKVIRIVHQQNLPNGKFYYLETVYAHLHTIDVEPGQLVKKTEWIGTIGDAGGSYPAHLHFELRSKIGAPLGGGYGLNTDGFLPPTRWLMQYGPKEKSFSEETFQWMGEKNGTL
- a CDS encoding flavin-containing monooxygenase, producing MALPKVCVIGAGSSGITVIKSLKEHGIPFDCYEKGSDVGGNWRYKNDNGLSNIYKSLHINTHRDRMEYRDFPMPTNYPDYPNHEPIQQYFLSYVDHFGLRKHIQFKNGVKKVERTEDGLWRITPEKGPTQIYDVLVVANGHHWSERWPDPAFPGKFSGQTIHSHSYVDPKTPVNCEEKNVVVLGMGNSAMDISVELSRPGVAKKVFLSARRGAYVIPNYLFGKPLDKLTEYTPHWVPFFIQQTLAHLLIRFGVGKMEDFGLPKPDHKFGSAHPTISQDLLVRLGRGDIKPKPVITELRGKKIAFADGTEEEADVLIYCTGYNIKFPFFEEDFLSAPNNYIPLYYKMMKPGINNLFFVGLMQPLGAIMPLAECQGKWISQYLTGNYVLPSKEEMERSILKDEKAMKKRYVNSSRHTIQVDYDSFLYDMKKEMEQGKKRAAKEGNHLPIEARAMYHSEKSHVLSSRKQKQLVSK